The genomic stretch GTAAAAATAAATTCATTTTTCAAACCAAGGCAATAGTTATAGTGGATTGCGTTGCTAGATCGTTTTGTTACTCCAAGAAATAGTGTAAAAACTAACTTATATTATTGATGGCTAGACCAAAGATGACGTAGGAGTTGTTTCGTGTTTATTTTCTATCTTGTATGCTCCACCAAGTATGTTGAGCTTGTTTCttctttaaaaagaaaaaattataaattaaaaaattattaaaaatataaaaaattaattttttagtgtatttattaaaaaatattttaaaaaaattattaatagtaatTTATTATCTGTTTTAAGGATATATGttagttaaattattattactattattatgtGTTAGGAGCcgatatattttataatttataattatcaatagctattattaatatttttaatggtgtaaaattatatttaataatgtaaaattatacattttttataattaaatactaattaaatttGAATGAAAGTGGTGTCTTGTACAGGTATAAAGATGATCCATATGACCGGATATGGGAGCCTTATTGGGACCAAAAGTGGACACAATTAAGCAGTAGACTTAGCAACGATGAGTTGGGTCAGAATGCCTTTAAAGTACCAGATGTTGTATTGGAGACTGCAGCTACACCAAAAAATGCTACTGCCTCATTAGACTTCTACTGGGAGGATGATTATCATAACAATGAAACTCAGCACCAATACTATTTCTACTTACACTTCGCTGACCTTCGGAAGGTGGCTCCAAATCAAACAAGTTCAATCAATATCACCATAAATGGCGCGCTTTGGGCAACAGAGGAACTCCCATACGCTAATGCGGATTCCATTTATTCTGAAGTCCCTTGGTATGGAAGCAAAAAGTATCACATTTCCCTCTTTCGGACAGAATCTTCCTCCCTTCCACCCATCATCAATGCTCTTGAGATTTATTCAGTGAAAGATTTTTTATTACAGTTAGAAACCCAAAAAGATGACGGTATTCTGCTGctgtttaattttgtctaaACTTAATCAGCTTCTTCTTTTCATTCTTCTATGCATATTTAGCTTGCTTTTTGTGTACTCTTGATTAcgatgaatatatatatatatatacaccaGTGGATGCAGTCACAAACATCAAGAGGGCTTATAGGATGGACAGTAGAAACTGGGAAGGAGATCCATGTGCACCCATTGCATACAAGTGGCAAGGTGTAGAGTGTACCTCTTTTGATGGCTTTCTAAGAATCACATCCTTGTAAGTTTACAATTcattaaataataatacataaattAGAAACCATTTAACCGTTTAATTACAAAAACCAACCATAAATTCATTATTGAAATAATAATTAACATTTTTGGAAATGGAATATTAAAAGGAATTTGTCTTCAAGTGGACTGACGGGAGATATACCTGCTGATATTTCCAAGCTTACCATGTTAAAATCCCTGTGAGTACCTATCTCAGCTCATCTCATTTggtttttatatatatatactatgaTAGTTATGGTGACCATGTTAGTGTTATTAAAATTAAGGTcacattttttaatattttaataaaattaagtaacattttttaaaaaaatgttgtttaacaataaaaaagtgatattttaattctagtcataatttttaaaatattatagttATAGTAGTCACCATAATATAGTCATACTAGAATAATCCATATATATAAGGGGAATTTTCTAGTGACCAAGGTAGGTAGTAGTGGCTAAAGGTGGCCAAATATTGACCTACAATTAAAAGATTGACATGTAAAATAGTTGATTATAATgagaattattttaaaaatatgctTTGTGAATTACATTAAAGCAAGCGAGTcataatttttacaaatttcCAAAAAAAAGTTTTGTAGACCTTCGACCATGTAGacaaaaaatgagaaaaactaaattataagaaaaatataaatacacaaaAAAAGAGATAAACAAAAAAGTTGTGCAGTTAATAAAAATGAGAAactaagtaaaaaataaaaaataaaaaactacgacattaatttaaaatttataaaaattttttattattttttgttatttttaaattttcgtaattgaattccaaatcaacaaatTGAGTAAGACCTTATTTAATTGcattatattttgattttttttaatttttttattatatatctatTAATAATTATTGATTCTTTCTTTAAATGGATAatataagaaggaactaagttGAAAACTTAATTTGTCGTATTATgaaattttaagtttattttttttctattcaaatatttatattgataattttgcttctattatatattagttatctcttttaattaattttttataattaaaatttgtaattgagtatattttatttttttaatttaattttttgattgattattttttaaatagaagtatactataaaaataatcCAAATACTTGCACAAAAATGTGGTCATTATCATTTTTTTCGCTCATCATTTTTAcataagtttaattattctattggccctataattttaccaaacttataattaaatctttatatttttttttcaattaggttttTACATTGCTTTTAGTTTTGTAATTAGGTCACTGtcaatgtaaaaaatattagaattaacagaatattttcTTGCAAACTAAGACACCTATAGTATATCTTTGACCACATTTTTTCCgaaaaaatatttcattgattttaatattttaacgCGAAAATgacctaattacaaaattaagaATAGTATAAGaattcaactaaaaaaataatataaaaatttaattataaatttaataaaactaaaaaaattcaacagactatgtaattaaatattttatatatttaaatttttatattcataattaaataattaattaacttttaCTATATTTAGATTATATTGatcgatttttttttataaataaaatatataatttattaagaaTTTCAATATTATTGACCATATTAACTATTCTGGTCTTTTCTTTCCAAATCTGTCACGTATAACCTTTCAATTGGATATTCATCCTTGGCCACCTTAGTCACTGTTTCATTATGGTCACCATAGACGTCCCCTATATATAATGCACTTCAATAATTTGATTACATtcgtatttttttttctctttctggATTGTAATTGTGCATTTGAATTGCCATCTCAGAGATTTATCAAACAATAACTTAAGTGGGACTATTCCGTCTTTTCTGGCACAACTGCAATCGCTGGAATACTTGTAAGTCCACATGATTTTATTGgttataaaatttgataaagGATGTCATGTTTGTCTTCTGCCTTTGCAGAAACTTGGCTAACAACACCCTAACAGGTTCAGTTTCAAATGAACTCCTTCAAAAACAAAGTGATGGTCTATTATCCTTGAGGTATATTATCCTTGATATAAATACTTAAAACCAAGaatcaataatatatatttgaCATTGAAGATGCTTTGCTTATATATATCATACTACtactaattattaaattaaataatgatGCCTTGAACTAgctttctcttttatttgattCTTCTAATAATAAATGCTCGCACAATTTCTTAAGCAGTTATGAGTAACCAAACATAACCTTTCTCTGACTTTGTGTTGTCCTATCAATGCTTATTCTAGTGTGGGGCAAAATCCAAATTTATGTGCATCAACTTCATGCAACCCGCAAACAAACGAtacaagaaagaaagagaataatgcagtTATTGCAGTGGTAGCATCAATTGCAGGGATATTAATGCTTCTAGTGATTATAGCAGCAGTTATAATCTTTTACCAGAGAAAGCGATATGGTAACTGCTCCTAAGTCCTAAATATCATATATATGTAATCTTTTATGAAACAGACGAATGAATTTGATTTCCATCACTCGAAATAATCTGTGAATAACAGAAAATTTTCATGAAAATCAGCTGCTGCTACGAGCATTATTCTTGGGAAGCGTCGTAGTTCAATTAAGGGGTCAGAATTGGAATCGAAGCAACGACAATATTCATTTAATGAGGTTGTTAAGATGACCAACAACTTTGATAGGATTCTTGGCAGAGGTGGATTCGGAACAGTTTACTATGGCTTTATTGAGGACATTCAAGTGGCTGTCAAGATGCTTTCCCTATCTTCAGTGCATGGATATCAACAATTTGTTGCAGAGGCAAGTACTCAAAATATCCATAAGCGAAAGAAATTTCAATCTAAATTATATTGTTGCTATATttgacaaaaacaaaaaatggcTTTTGAATGGCAGGTTAAGCTTCTAATGAGAGTACATCACCGAAATCTGACTTCTCTTATTGGTTATTGCAATGAAGAAACTAATATAGGACTCATCTATGAATATATGGCAAATGGAAACTTAGATGAACATCTTTCAGGTGTGATCACATACAATTATTTCTATTTAGTATAGTTGAATTAATTAGAGAGTCTATATaactttattaaatttaaaaataaatctttatattttaaaatttataattgatcttatattttttaactaaaaaattcttttattttatatagagTATATAACAAAgaatattacttttttttttaacactATGAAATCTCTTGCTTTTTTATAAAGGAAAAAACAACAGCGGAAGGTCCTTGAATTGGGAAGATAGACTTGGAATAGCATTAGATGCCGCCCAAGGTTAGCgcaagaaaaataatttatatgtaaatttaattttttcatcAAATCTAAGTTCTTAACTAATAACTATCTATACATGGTGGAAACTTAAATCCAGGATTGGAATATCTGCATAATGGTTGTAAGCCACCTATAATCCACAGAGATGTAAAATGCacaaatattctattaaatGAAAACTTTCATGGCAAATTGGCTGATTTTGGATTGTCCAAATGTTTTGCGACTGACGGGGATACACATGTATCGACAATTGTAGCCGGAACTCCAGGCTACCTAGATCCTGAGTATGTGTTTAGTTTCAATTATATAACTAATTATCCATCACATtgattattgaaagaaattttaTTAGACATAACCAAAAATTAactaatcaaattattattcgATTCGTTGTGTACTTGTGTTAGGTACACGACATCAAACAGATTGACAGAGAAAAGTGATGTGTATAGTTTTGGAGTAGTTCTTTTAAGGATAATCACAGGTCAAGCGGTGATAATGGTAAGGGAAGACATGATTCATCATATAAGTCAGCGGGTTAACTCCATGGTTGCTGAAGGGGATATAACAAAAATTGTTGATTCAAGGTTACAAGGAGATTTTGACAGTAACTCTGCATGGAGAGTAGTTGAAATAGCAATGGCTTCTGTGTCTGCCATTTCGGTGGAAAGACCATACATGAGTGATATAGTGAAAGAACTAAAGGAGTGCTTGGCTGCAGAGTTAGCCCGAAAACATAATAGCTGTGAACTTCAAAATGAAGATTTAGGTTGGCAGGGCAGTCTCAACTTAATTAGTAGTGATATGACTCCCATAGCTAGGTAGAGTCATAGTTCATTCCTAATTAATATTAGTATGATAAATAAAATGGCTTGGAAATTGTGGTGCATTTTAAGTTCAGTTTTATTGTAATAATGTATTTTAGCTTGTTAGCAATTTTGTCTTTTGTTGTTGCTGTATATTAATTAAGTATAAGCGATGAGTCCTTTGCAAATTTATTATTACAAGATCTGTTATATTCAGTTATTATCAAATAGGTCATCTGTATGTCTTATATGTCATTCAAGGTAGATTATTGTGACAATTTATATATCTAACAATTGagttgaaagaagaaaaattataCCAGAACTTATTTGCATGACTAAATCTGATATTTTCTTCCCCCTTCCCCTTCTCAAATTGTAAGGCAGCCACTGAAGGCTAATTTgaacaaagatatcaaattaGGCGCTATATTCTATTTActaagcaaaatataaaaagaatgtACTAAATAATCGGAATGTGCCATGATTTAGTATATGATCAATTCTCCTACTAAATCTTTGTACTTCCTTGGGTTTGATAGTGTTTTATTCATTAACAAAGCTCATGATTTAGTAGTGCATTTTCATGCAAACTCGTATTAGTAAATTGTTGTATTTGAATGGATTTTACGAGCAAACATAATGTCCAATCATATACCACGACTTaaatataaaaactaaaaagagaagacaaatatataataacattTAGTTTAGGACAATCGGATAGGAGATGAAATTAATGTTCCAATATCTTCAACgtgtattttgtttttattctctCCGGAAGTTATCGCATGTTCTCCAAATGTATATTTTCTGCAccaagattttaatttttgcatcAGAAATTTCAtgcagattttttttttttccaagtGTCTGTCAGTGAAGGAATGTATAGATAACTAGCTTAGAGTATGAGGTAGATGTAGTCTTAACAGAATTCAGGTAATTTCTGTTAAAGGGAACTTTctgttatttttgttttctggtgTAACAAACTCTTAGCTATAGTAGTACGTGCTATGCTATATATACACATAGTTGTACTTGTAAATACAATTACAATCAATAATCTCAGTTCATTTTCATTACTTTGTTACACTGCATCACCTTCATCTAGTTTCTCTTCTATTCAGTTTTACCCTAAACTCTGACTGTGTTGATAAAATAAGGTGTTATTTTTTAACTTATTGAAAGTGGCATTATACTTATTGTATGAATTTTTGTTGTGTTACAATCTTGGATTTCATCAAGATAACCTTATTCAACCAGAGTAACTTGTATTTCCTGGTTCAATAACCATGGGCTTGATTTATGGCTGGAACTCACAAATGGAACATCAAAGTGAATTTATCCATATACATATGCTATGCCTGTTTTAATGGAAGCCGAAGAGAGATCTCTTTTGGTTCATGCAAGTATGTATAAGTCATTGAAATACTCAGTGTGTAGCCTCTTTAGTGAAGAGGGTCAATGAATAGAGTTATTTTCTATGTATCTTTCTTAAATTTGTCCCGCTATAAATTTCCACCTCGAATTTGATGTCTAATTTAAATTCAGTCCAAATTTTACattatattattcttattaGTTATTAGATTGCTACCTTTTTCTAGACCCATTTTTCTTATGTTCAGATGATAACATGATTATATCTAccaatttttcttttactcGGTGTAAATTTGTATTCTTTGCTTAAAGACTTGTTATTGTTTAAAATTTCTGTGAAGATGACTGTACTCTTATGACTTGGACTTCTCGGATAGAAGGTTGCTAAACCCATAATATGGTTTATGAATACAAAAGTAGGATTTCGACGTAATTTAAGGGGTAACGTAGTCAACTTCGGTTGGATGTAGTTTATGGCATAGTTAGAGTAAGGATATTTGTAACATTTCTTAAATATACACCTAATTTTTTTGTAcaatattaaaagataaatttacttcattatttcttcttttacaatttaattttaatgcaaaaAGAATACATAATTACATATTGTTCACATTGTTCACTAAATTTATTGTTTCCTTatacttttttaattaattatcattttattttattttatttttagtctatTATTTACATTGGTCACTGAACTCGTTGTTTCcttataatttttcaattacatataACTTCTTTAATTTCAGAATAAACAACTAAAAATTCACATCACGAAAAGTCGAAAACATGCAGTCTTAAAGGCGGAGAAGCATGTGGAATGGTTTCAGACTTGAAGTCTTGAACCCAGTCAACTGATTTCGCTTTgtttttttacctttttttgTCTACTCGTCttctttctattattttctttttctttttactttataGTTTATAGTCACAAAAATAAAAGCTCACGaaagtatattttaattttattaacaataaaaatatttttaaaataatttaaaatgtaaaaaaaatactaaatcaTGAAGAAAAAGTCATTTTGTAAGAAAAACAATTGATTTGATAATGAAAATGTTTAGGTGACTTCTGTTAAGTAGATACGACACTTCtaaaacatttaaaatacaaatagcACAAAAATGTAGAAATAAcattaatatttttcaaatatttaagacaaaaacaatattttaatttttctttttattttattggctCAAAAGAGAGAGGGGGAtgctaatatatatatatatgatatttttttaatcataagTACCAAATATACTTAcaataaagattaaaaaatatccaaaaatatcttattttagatatatttaagAGAATATAAAGTTATACTCATTAATCATTCTACATTTCTACTCCTATATTTATCCATTTAACAAATTtattaatgaaaaatatattaatttatattgtaGAGTAAATTGAATTTTAAGAATGGACAAATTATTTTGGACCAAAAGAAATATTTCTAAAAAGTTATGATTTTCGCCCTACGTGCAATACAAGCATCGAAGCCTATGGTTCCATGGACTAAGTCTAATTCAATGCATCAAGAGAATCAAATCAATCCTGCACCGCATGACAATCACAGCTACCAATTCACATGTAGTGTTATTGAGCAAGTAGACGAAGACTTAGCTAGAATAGTTATATATTGAGGGCATTAACTTTGTAGCTGATGAAGAACTTAGACTTAGCTGTGTACTTTGTAACAAAAAGACCAAATTGGTATATATTGTCATTGATTGTTTTTATTGTGCTTCAATGATTTATGGCATGATGGGACTATCAATTACAATATATATTAAAGCAATAATAAACTATTcccacaaaataaataaataaatcctAGGAAGGAATAATAGAAGTTGACTTAGGTCaacaaaaaaaatgtataaGGTCAACAAAGTAGAAGCTGACTTAGGaagtttcttttttttccttacAGTTCAACTTTATAATATCACataatttgtatattaaaaatcTTGAACTTTAGTTAATTAAATAGCAGCCATAAACCACTTGTAATCTTTATCACCCCAAACAAATCAGATATGCAATGGCGAAGATTATCACAAATTCCCTTCTTCTACTGCTTGGAGCTCTTTCTTTCGTAGCAACGATCCATGGCCAGGATCAATCAGGTTTGGTTACTTATTAAAATTTCAAGAGTCATTATTTTAAGCTTCATAATTTCTTTAATGTAATAAGTTCAATTAATGGTTTCTATCACCAGGATTTATTAGCATAGACTGTGGATTGCCTGAAAATTCTAACTACACTGAGAAGAATACAGGAATGAATTACATTTCAGATGCTAATTTCATTGATTCTGGTGTAAGTAAAACTGTGTCGCCCCAAGATAAGACTACTCATCCACAATACTTTACTTATCTTCGGAGCTTTTCTTATGGAACAAGAAACTGTTACAGAATAAATGTAACAAGTGTTACTAGATATTTAATCAGGGCTAGTTTCCTGTACGGAAACTATGATGGTCTTAATAAGCTTCCAGAATTTGATCTTTATCTTGGAGTTCATTTTTGGGACACGGTGAAATTCACGAATTCATCAGTCAGCATAAACTATGAAATTATAAACACTCTATCTACGGATTATATCCATATCTGTATGGTTAACAAAGGCACAGGAACACCATTCATTTCAGTCATAGAAACGAGGATTTTGGACAATGTCAACATTACTTATACCACTGAAGATCCAACTACGTCATTGGCACGTTTTCGAAGGTTGGATTTTGGTATCAGCAACTTAACATACAGGCGAGTCccttttttgtttaaaaaaatataattgattcATATTTCGACACTTTATATATAGTAATAGAAACTTATTATTGTTACATTGGTTGAATTCATCGTATCTTCACAAAGTTAAAAACtataaaatacaaaacaaaTATACGGAAGTTGAGTCTTTAGTG from Arachis stenosperma cultivar V10309 chromosome 9, arast.V10309.gnm1.PFL2, whole genome shotgun sequence encodes the following:
- the LOC130950468 gene encoding probable LRR receptor-like serine/threonine-protein kinase At1g05700 isoform X4, whose protein sequence is MHAMAKKIANSLFLLLGALSFVATVQGQDQSAGFISIDCGLPENSNYTEKSTGINYISDANFIDSGVSKTVSPQDKTTHPQYFTYLRSFPNGIRNCYRINVTSVTRYLIRASFLYGNYDGLNKLPEFDLYLGVHFWDTVKFTNSSVSINYEIINTLSTDYIHICMVNKGTGTPFISVIEMRILDNVNITYTTRDPTASLARFRRYKDDPYDRIWEPYWDQKWTQLSSRLSNDELGQNAFKVPDVVLETAATPKNATASLDFYWEDDYHNNETQHQYYFYLHFADLRKVAPNQTSSINITINGALWATEELPYANADSIYSEVPWYGSKKYHISLFRTESSSLPPIINALEIYSVKDFLLQLETQKDDVDAVTNIKRAYRMDSRNWEGDPCAPIAYKWQGVECTSFDGFLRITSLNLSSSGLTGDIPADISKLTMLKSLDLSNNNLSGTIPSFLAQLQSLEYLNLANNTLTGSVSNELLQKQSDGLLSLSVGQNPNLCASTSCNPQTNDTRKKENNAVIAVVASIAGILMLLVIIAAVIIFYQRKRYAAATSIILGKRRSSIKGSELESKQRQYSFNEVVKMTNNFDRILGRGGFGTVYYGFIEDIQVAVKMLSLSSVHGYQQFVAEVKLLMRVHHRNLTSLIGYCNEETNIGLIYEYMANGNLDEHLSGKNNSGRSLNWEDRLGIALDAAQGLEYLHNGCKPPIIHRDVKCTNILLNENFHGKLADFGLSKCFATDGDTHVSTIVAGTPGYLDPEYTTSNRLTEKSDVYSFGVVLLRIITGQAVIMVREDMIHHISQRVNSMVAEGDITKIVDSRLQGDFDSNSAWRVVEIAMASVSAISVERPYMSDIVKELKECLAAELARKHNSCELQNEDLGWQGSLNLISSDMTPIAR
- the LOC130950468 gene encoding probable LRR receptor-like serine/threonine-protein kinase At1g05700 isoform X2 codes for the protein MHAMAKKIANSLFLLLGALSFVATVQGQDQSGFISIDCGLPENSNYTEKSTGINYISDANFIDSGVSKTVSPQDKTTHPQYFTYLRSFPNGIRNCYRINVTSVTRYLIRASFLYGNYDGLNKLPEFDLYLGVHFWDTVKFTNSSVSINYEIINTLSTDYIHICMVNKGTGTPFISVIEMRILDNVNITYTTRDPTASLARFRRLAFGITNLTYRYKDDPYDRIWEPYWDQKWTQLSSRLSNDELGQNAFKVPDVVLETAATPKNATASLDFYWEDDYHNNETQHQYYFYLHFADLRKVAPNQTSSINITINGALWATEELPYANADSIYSEVPWYGSKKYHISLFRTESSSLPPIINALEIYSVKDFLLQLETQKDDVDAVTNIKRAYRMDSRNWEGDPCAPIAYKWQGVECTSFDGFLRITSLNLSSSGLTGDIPADISKLTMLKSLDLSNNNLSGTIPSFLAQLQSLEYLNLANNTLTGSVSNELLQKQSDGLLSLSVGQNPNLCASTSCNPQTNDTRKKENNAVIAVVASIAGILMLLVIIAAVIIFYQRKRYAAATSIILGKRRSSIKGSELESKQRQYSFNEVVKMTNNFDRILGRGGFGTVYYGFIEDIQVAVKMLSLSSVHGYQQFVAEVKLLMRVHHRNLTSLIGYCNEETNIGLIYEYMANGNLDEHLSGKNNSGRSLNWEDRLGIALDAAQGLEYLHNGCKPPIIHRDVKCTNILLNENFHGKLADFGLSKCFATDGDTHVSTIVAGTPGYLDPEYTTSNRLTEKSDVYSFGVVLLRIITGQAVIMVREDMIHHISQRVNSMVAEGDITKIVDSRLQGDFDSNSAWRVVEIAMASVSAISVERPYMSDIVKELKECLAAELARKHNSCELQNEDLGWQGSLNLISSDMTPIAR
- the LOC130950468 gene encoding probable LRR receptor-like serine/threonine-protein kinase At1g05700 isoform X3, yielding MHAMAKKIANSLFLLLGALSFVATVQGQDQSAGFISIDCGLPENSNYTEKSTGINYISDANFIDSGVSKTVSPQDKTTHPQYFTYLRSFPNGIRNCYRINVTSVTRYLIRASFLYGNYDGLNKLPEFDLYLGVHFWDTVKFTNSSVSINYEIINTLSTDYIHICMVNKGTGTPFISVIEMRILDNVNITYTTRDPTASLARFRSGVLYRYKDDPYDRIWEPYWDQKWTQLSSRLSNDELGQNAFKVPDVVLETAATPKNATASLDFYWEDDYHNNETQHQYYFYLHFADLRKVAPNQTSSINITINGALWATEELPYANADSIYSEVPWYGSKKYHISLFRTESSSLPPIINALEIYSVKDFLLQLETQKDDVDAVTNIKRAYRMDSRNWEGDPCAPIAYKWQGVECTSFDGFLRITSLNLSSSGLTGDIPADISKLTMLKSLDLSNNNLSGTIPSFLAQLQSLEYLNLANNTLTGSVSNELLQKQSDGLLSLSVGQNPNLCASTSCNPQTNDTRKKENNAVIAVVASIAGILMLLVIIAAVIIFYQRKRYAAATSIILGKRRSSIKGSELESKQRQYSFNEVVKMTNNFDRILGRGGFGTVYYGFIEDIQVAVKMLSLSSVHGYQQFVAEVKLLMRVHHRNLTSLIGYCNEETNIGLIYEYMANGNLDEHLSGKNNSGRSLNWEDRLGIALDAAQGLEYLHNGCKPPIIHRDVKCTNILLNENFHGKLADFGLSKCFATDGDTHVSTIVAGTPGYLDPEYTTSNRLTEKSDVYSFGVVLLRIITGQAVIMVREDMIHHISQRVNSMVAEGDITKIVDSRLQGDFDSNSAWRVVEIAMASVSAISVERPYMSDIVKELKECLAAELARKHNSCELQNEDLGWQGSLNLISSDMTPIAR
- the LOC130950468 gene encoding probable LRR receptor-like serine/threonine-protein kinase At1g05700 isoform X1 encodes the protein MHAMAKKIANSLFLLLGALSFVATVQGQDQSAGFISIDCGLPENSNYTEKSTGINYISDANFIDSGVSKTVSPQDKTTHPQYFTYLRSFPNGIRNCYRINVTSVTRYLIRASFLYGNYDGLNKLPEFDLYLGVHFWDTVKFTNSSVSINYEIINTLSTDYIHICMVNKGTGTPFISVIEMRILDNVNITYTTRDPTASLARFRRLAFGITNLTYRYKDDPYDRIWEPYWDQKWTQLSSRLSNDELGQNAFKVPDVVLETAATPKNATASLDFYWEDDYHNNETQHQYYFYLHFADLRKVAPNQTSSINITINGALWATEELPYANADSIYSEVPWYGSKKYHISLFRTESSSLPPIINALEIYSVKDFLLQLETQKDDVDAVTNIKRAYRMDSRNWEGDPCAPIAYKWQGVECTSFDGFLRITSLNLSSSGLTGDIPADISKLTMLKSLDLSNNNLSGTIPSFLAQLQSLEYLNLANNTLTGSVSNELLQKQSDGLLSLSVGQNPNLCASTSCNPQTNDTRKKENNAVIAVVASIAGILMLLVIIAAVIIFYQRKRYAAATSIILGKRRSSIKGSELESKQRQYSFNEVVKMTNNFDRILGRGGFGTVYYGFIEDIQVAVKMLSLSSVHGYQQFVAEVKLLMRVHHRNLTSLIGYCNEETNIGLIYEYMANGNLDEHLSGKNNSGRSLNWEDRLGIALDAAQGLEYLHNGCKPPIIHRDVKCTNILLNENFHGKLADFGLSKCFATDGDTHVSTIVAGTPGYLDPEYTTSNRLTEKSDVYSFGVVLLRIITGQAVIMVREDMIHHISQRVNSMVAEGDITKIVDSRLQGDFDSNSAWRVVEIAMASVSAISVERPYMSDIVKELKECLAAELARKHNSCELQNEDLGWQGSLNLISSDMTPIAR